TGGACCTGGCGATCTTCGCCCTCCACATCCTGGGCGTGAGCTCGATCATGGGCGCGATCAACATCGTCGTCACCGTGCTCAACATGCGCGCTCCCGGGATGACCCTGATGAAGATGCCGCTGTTCTGCTGGACGTGGCTCATCACCGCCTACCTGCTGATCGCGGTGATGCCGGTGCTGGCCGGGGCGGTGACCATGATCCTCACCGACCGCCACTTCGGCACCCACTTCTTCAACGCCGCCGGCGGCGGCGATCCGGTGATGTACCAGCACATCTTCTGGTTCTTCGGCCACCCCGAGGTGTACATCATGATCCTGCCGGCGTTCGGCATCATCAGCCAGATCATTCCCGCCTTCGCGAGGAAGCCGCTGTTCGGCTACGCCTCGATGGTGTACGCGACCGCCTCGATCGCGATCCTGTCGTTCGCGGTGTGGGCCCACCACATGTTCGCCACCGGCATGCCCGCCGCCGGCCAGCTGTTCTTCATGTATGCGACGATGCTGATCGCGGTCCCCACCGGGGTGAAGGTGTTCAACTGGGTGGCGACGATGTGGCGCGGGGCGATGACGTTCGAGGCGCCGATGCTGTTCGCCACCGGCTTCATCTTCGTGTTCACGATCGGCGGCTTCACCGGGCTGATCTGCGCCATCGCGCCGATCGACATCCAGGTCCAGGACACCTACTACGTCGTCGCCCACTTCCACTACGTGCTCGTCGCCGGCAGCCTGTTCGCGCTCTTCGCCGGAGCCTACTACTGGCTGCCGAAATGGACCGGCCACATGCCCAGCGAGGCGCTGGGCAAGCTGCACTTCTGGTGCTCGATCGTGTTCTTCAACATCACTTTCTTCCCGATGCACTTCCTCGGCCTCGCCGGGATGCCGCGGCGCATTCCCGATTACGCCCTCCAGTTCGCCGACTTCAACGCGCTGGCCAGCGTCGGCGCCTTCGGCTTCGGCCTGTCGCAGCTGATCTTCCTCGCCGTGGTGATCAAGTGCATCCGCGGCGGCGAGCGTGCCGCCGCCCGCGCCTGGGAAGGGGCTGAAGGGCTGGAGTGGACGGTGCCTTCGCCCGCCCCCCACCACACCTTTGAGGAAGCGCCGCTCGTGCGCTGAAGATCATGAGCCCCAGCGACCGCAGGACCGCCAACCGCCGCACCGGCCTGATGCTCGCCGCGGTGGCTGCCGCCTTCTTCGTCCTCGTCATCCTCAAGTACAAGGTCTTCGCCTGATGAACGCCCCCGCCCGCGATCGCCGCGCTGCCGACAACCGCCGCCTGCTGCTGCGCCTGGTGGTGTCGGCGGCGGTGATGTTCGGCTTCGGCTTCGCGCTCGTGCCGTTCTACGAACAGATCTGCGAAGTCACCGGGATCAACAATTTCCTCCGCCCCGAGGCCGAGCAGGGCGCGCGCGCGGCGGCGCGCCTGGCCGGCTCCGCGGCGGGAGGTTTTGCGGCGGAAAACTC
The window above is part of the Thauera aromatica K172 genome. Proteins encoded here:
- the ctaD gene encoding cytochrome c oxidase subunit I, with translation MAAAPHDLLHAPHAGPSGLMRWLTTTNHKDIGTMYLVFSFVMFLSGGVMALTIRAELFQPGLQVVQPEFFNQLTTMHGLVMVFGAIMPAFVGFANWQIPLMIGASDMAFARMNNWSFWLLPPAAILLLASFFVPGGATAAGWTLYAPLSVQMGMGMDLAIFALHILGVSSIMGAINIVVTVLNMRAPGMTLMKMPLFCWTWLITAYLLIAVMPVLAGAVTMILTDRHFGTHFFNAAGGGDPVMYQHIFWFFGHPEVYIMILPAFGIISQIIPAFARKPLFGYASMVYATASIAILSFAVWAHHMFATGMPAAGQLFFMYATMLIAVPTGVKVFNWVATMWRGAMTFEAPMLFATGFIFVFTIGGFTGLICAIAPIDIQVQDTYYVVAHFHYVLVAGSLFALFAGAYYWLPKWTGHMPSEALGKLHFWCSIVFFNITFFPMHFLGLAGMPRRIPDYALQFADFNALASVGAFGFGLSQLIFLAVVIKCIRGGERAAARAWEGAEGLEWTVPSPAPHHTFEEAPLVR
- a CDS encoding cytochrome oxidase small assembly protein, whose protein sequence is MSPSDRRTANRRTGLMLAAVAAAFFVLVILKYKVFA